One window of the Pyrus communis chromosome 17, drPyrComm1.1, whole genome shotgun sequence genome contains the following:
- the LOC137722208 gene encoding aspartic proteinase CDR1-like, producing the protein MRQTFYPNSAQSQITADNGHYLFKLSIGNPPLDVYGIADTGSDLIWTQCAPCPGCYKQINPLFDPTKSSTYKDLSCYAQECQTIGTITCSLRHACNYTYAYGSAAVTQGILSKETITITSTSGNATSLENIVFGCGHNNTGTFNENEMGIIGLGGGDLSLVSQLSPLVGGKKFSFCLVPFHTDPSIESKISFGEGSEVFGDGVVSTPLVTKEDKTPYFVTLKGISVGNKFVPFNSSGEVSKGNMFMDTGTPPTLIPQDFYDRLVAEVRSQIPMTPIGDDPSLGTQLCYKSKTNLKGPILTVHFEGADVKLTTIQTFVPPKDEVFCFAMQTVPWDVGIYGGFAQSNFLIGYDLETMVAFFKPTDCTKHQ; encoded by the coding sequence ATGAGACAGACATTCTATCCAAACAGCGCACAATCACAAATAACAGCTGACAATGGGCACTACCTTTTTAAGCTCTCCATCGGAAACCCGCCATTGGATGTTTATGGCATTGCTGATACAGGCAGTGACCTAATATGGACACAATGCGCACCATGTCCCGGCTGCTACAAGCAGATTAATCCGTTATTCGACCCAACAAAGTCGTCAACGTATAAAGACCTTTCTTGTTACGCACAAGAATGTCAAACAATTGGCACTATTACATGTTCACTTCGACACGCTTGCAATTACACTTATGCGTACGGAAGTGCTGCTGTAACCCAAGGGATCCTATCGAAAGAGACGATTACCATAACATCCACCTCAGGGAATGCTACTTCTCTGGAAAATATTGTGTTTGGTTGCGGACATAACAATACTGGGACTTTTAACGAGAATGAAATGGGTATCATTGGCCTTGGAGGAGGGGACCTATCCCTTGTTTCCCAATTGAGTCCCCTTGTTGGAGGCAAAAAATTCTCATTCTGTTTGGTGCCATTTCACACTGATCCTAGCATTGAAAGTAAGATCAGTTTTGGGGAGGGTAGTGAAGTATTTGGAGACGGTGTGGTTTCGACGCCTTTGGTCACCAAAGAAGACAAGACTCCATATTTTGTAACCCTAAAAGGGATTAGTGTTGGAAATAAGTTTGTGCCTTTTAATTCATCGGGCGAAGTTTCTAAAGGCAACATGTTCATGGACACCGGCACGCCTCCAACCCTAATTCCACAAGATTTTTATGACCGTTTGGTGGCGGAAGTAAGGAGTCAGATTCCGATGACGCCAATTGGTGATGATCCAAGTTTGGGAACTCAGCTTTGCTACAAGAGCAAGActaatctgaaagggccaataTTGACTGTGCACTTTGAGGGTGCTGATGTGAAGTTAACAACAATACAAACATTTGTTCCACCAAAAGATGAGGTTTTCTGCTTTGCAATGCAAACTGTTCCTTGGGATGTCGGTATTTATGGTGGATTTGCTCAGTCAAATTTCTTGATTGGTTATGACCTGGAAACAATGGTGGCATTTTTCAAGCCAACTGACTGTACGAAACATCAATAG
- the LOC137722982 gene encoding uncharacterized protein, which produces MANHDLMLGQSHNLALGQNQQVLGHNHNIGLGQNHDFELGQAHDHELGLGHADHELGLGSHDQEGNDDHSYGHDNELGVDQKPNHDDHEMPLSTQNHNMVLENNELAVSENQELDENMELSMDQNNEMGIESAHGLSIQESDFAVALSPSPVIQARMALVNPNYELSVGQEFPDVKSCRRALRDTAIALHFEMQTIKSDKTRFTAKCATEGCPWRIHAAKLPGVPTFTIRTIHENHTCGGISHLGHQQASVQWVANSVEQRLRENPNYKPKEILEEIHRVHGITLSYKQAWRGKERIMAAMRGSFEEGYRLLPQYCEQLKRTNPGSIASVYACPNDNSFQRLFISFQASIYGFLNACRPLLGLDRTYLKSKYLGTLLLATGFDGDGALFPLAFGVVAEENDDNWMWFLSELHNLLEINTENMPRLTILSDRQKGIVDGVEANFPTAFHGFCMRHLIDSFRKEFNNTMLVNLLWEAAQVLTVIEFEAKILEIEEISQDAAFWIRRIPPRLWATAYFEGTRFGHLTANIVESLNTWILEASGLPIIQMMEFIRRQLMTWFNERREVSMQWTSILVPSAERRVAEAEERARTYQVLRANEAEFEVISHEGTNIVDIRNRCCLCRGWQLYGLPCAHAVAALKSCRQQVNRFTESCFTVTTYRKTYSQTIHPIPDKSLWKELSEGDPNASMAADVLINPPKSLRPPGRPRKKRVRAEDRGRVKRVVHCSRCNQTGHFRTTCAAPI; this is translated from the coding sequence ATGGCTAACCACGATTTGATGCTTGGGCAAAGTCACAATTTAGCACTTGGGCAGAATCAGCAAGTACTGGGCCACAATCATAACATAGGCCTTGGGCAAAATCATGATTTTGAATTGGGACAGGCCCACGACCATGAATTGGGTTTAGGGCATGCTGATCATGAATTGGGTTTAGGAAGCCATGACCAAGAAGGGAACGATGATCACAGCTATGGGCATGATAATGAGTTAGGTGTGGATCAGAAACCTAATCATGATGACCATGAAATGCCTCTTTCTACTCAGAACCATAATATGGTCTTAGAGAACAATGAATTGGCTGTCTCAGAGAACCAAGaacttgatgaaaatatggaactGTCTATGGAtcaaaataatgaaatgggGATAGAATCTGCCCATGGTTTGAGTATCCAGGAATCTGATTTTGCAGTTGCACTCAGCCCCAGTCCTGTGATTCAGGCCCGTATGGCGCTTGTAAATCCCAATTATGAATTGTCAGTCGGGCAAGAGTTCCCTGATGTCAAGAGCTGCCGGAGAGCATTGAGGGATACAGCTATTGCCTTACACTTTGAAATGCAGACTATTAAATCTGACAAAACTCGCTTCACTGCTAAATGTGCCACTGAGGGATGCCCATGGCGTATTCATGCTGCAAAGCTTCCCGGAGTTCCAACTTTCACAATCAGGACCATCCATGAGAATCATACATGTGGAGGAATTTCCCATCTTGGCCATCAGCAAGCCTCAGTTCAATGGGTTGCAAATTCTGTGGAGCAACGGCTTAGAGAGAACCCTAATTACAAGCCAAAGGAGATACTGGAGGAGATTCACCGAGTTCACGGTATCACCTTATCATACAAGCAAGCTTGGCGAGGCAAGGAGCGTATCATGGCTGCAATGCGTGGATCCTTTGAAGAAGGGTATCGATTGCTTCCACAATATTGTGAACAGCTTAAGCGGACAAACCCAGGGAGTATTGCATCTGTTTATGCATGCCCGAATGATAACAGCTTCCAGCGCCTCTTCATATCATTTCAGGCATCAATTTATGGTTTCCTGAATGCTTGTCGGCCCCTCCTTGGACTTGAtaggacatatttgaaaagTAAGTATCTGGGAACTTTGCTTCTTGCGACCGGTTTTGATGGTGATGGTGCTCTCTTTCCTTTGGCTTTCGGGGTTGTTGCTGAAGAGAATGATGATAACTGGATGTGGTTTCTTTCTGAACTTCATAATCTGCTTGAGATTAATACAGAAAACATGCCTAGGCTTACAATTTTATCAGACAGGCAGAAGGGCATTGTAGATGGAGTTGAAGCAAACTTTCCTACTGCTTTTCATGGATTTTGCATGCGCCACTTGATTGATAGCTTCCGCAAAGAGTTTAACAATACAATGCTTGTTAATCTTTTATGGGAGGCTGCTCAGGTTCTCACTGTTATAGAATTTGAAGCAAAAATTTTGGAGATTGAAGAGATATCACAAGATGCTGCATTTTGGATTAGGCGAATTCCACCTCGCTTGTGGGCTACTGCTTATTTTGAGGGAACAAGGTTTGGGCATTTGACAGCTAACATAGTTGAATCTCTAAATACTTGGATATTGGAGGCGTCGGGGCTTCCAATCATTCAGATGATGGAATTTATCAGAAGGCAGCTGATGACTTGGTTCAATGAGCGTCGAGAGGTCAGTATGCAGTGGACATCGATTCTTGTGCCCAGTGCAGAGAGGCGTGTCGCGGAGGCTGAAGAGCGTGCACGTACTTATCAGGTCCTTCGTGCTAACGAGGCTGAATTTGAAGTTATATCCCATGAAGGGACGAACATAGTGGACATTCGAAACCGTTGCTGCCTTTGTCGGGGCTGGCAGCTTTATGGTTTGCCATGTGCACATGCCGTTGCCGCACTTAAATCTTGCCGGCAGCAAGTCAATCGGTTTACCGAGAGCTGCTTCACAGTCACAACCTATCGGAAGACATACTCACAAACAATACATCCTATTCCAGACAAGTCCCTCTGGAAGGAGTTATCCGAGGGAGATCCAAATGCGAGCATGGCTGCTGATGTTCTAATCAACCCACCTAAGTCACTCCGCCCACCAGGACGACCGCGAAAGAAGCGTGTTCGAGCAGAAGACCGTGGCCGTGTGAAGCGAGTTGTGCATTGTAGTCGGTGCAATCAAACCGGCCACTTTAGGACGACTTGTGCGGCTCCCATATAG